In a single window of the Mus musculus strain C57BL/6J chromosome 6, GRCm38.p6 C57BL/6J genome:
- the Tas2r136 gene encoding taste receptor type 2 member 136 yields the protein MKSQPVTQQLPFIFPLFKTCSDMMSFLVSIASIAMLVKIVLGTFANVFIVLVNFTDCIKKRKFLLADRILTVLAIFRFDLLWIILMNWSSSVFHVGLYFQVRFCICVVWIVTNHFNTWLANILSILYLLKIDNFSNLIFLGLKGKIKCPYIVLLPCFVLLFPNLIMVTICETTQANGHQGNLTGKTKLTYFTNLIAMTFTLGSLVPFTTFMICFLLLICSLCKHLRTMRLYGKGSQGPSASTHIKVLQVLISFLLLFSMFILLLIISDYNYTKSLEEPIHLICQVIGTLYPSRHSYILLWGNKRIKQAFVLAMVQVRARFWLKEKKP from the coding sequence ATGAAATCACAGCCAGTGACACAACAGCTAcctttcatttttcctcttttcaaaACTTGCTCAGACATGATGAGTTTCTTGGTAAGCATTGCATCCATTGCAATGCTGGTGAAAATTGTTCTTGGAACCTTTGCCAATGTCTTCATTGTTCTGGTAAACTTCACTGACTgcatcaagaaaagaaaattcctctTAGCTGATAGAATTCTCACTGTTCTGGCTATCTTCAGGTTTGACTTGCTTTGGATAATATTAATGAATTGGAGCTCAAGTGTGTTTCATGTAGGTTTGTATTTCCAAGTAAGATTTTGTATTTGTGTTGTCTGGATAGTAACCAACCATTTTAATACATGGCTTGCAAATATACTCAGCATACTTTATTTGTTGAAGATAGACAATTTCTCAAATCTTATTTTTCTTGGCCTGAAAGGAAAAATTAAGTGTCCTTATATTGTACTTTTGCCATGTTTTGTGCTTTTATTTCCTAATCTTATAATGGTAACCATATGTGAGACAACACAAGCAAATGGACACCAGGGCAACTTGACTGGGAAGACAAAACTGACTTATTTCACGAACCTTATAGCTATGACTTTCACTCTAGGCAGTTTAGTTCCCTTCACCACATTCATGATCTGTTTCCTTCTCTTAATCTGTTCTCTGTGTAAACACCTTAGGACAATGAGGCTTTATGGAAAAGGATCCCAGGGCCCCAGTGCTTCAACCCACATTAAGGTTTTGCAAGTTTTGAtctcatttctgttgttattctcCATGTTTATTCTGTTGCTAATCATATCAGATTACAATTATACAAAGTCTCTGGAGGAACCAATCCACCTGATTTGCCAGGTTATTGGAACCTTGTATCCTTCAAGACATTCTTATATCTTGCTATggggaaacaagaggatcaaaCAGGCCTTTGTGTTGGCAATGGTTCAGGTGAGAGCAAGGTTCtggctgaaagaaaagaaaccttga